A section of the Pseudomonas fluorescens genome encodes:
- a CDS encoding alpha/beta hydrolase — protein MNHTHFWLTANDRSRLYVNQWLPDGSPIARVMLAHGMAEHGGRYARLAQALCDAGYGVYALDLRGHGRTADEGTLGLFAERDGWNKVVGDLAALNQHIGQQAPGVPIILLGHSMGSYIAQAYLLHHSASLHGAILSGSNFQPVALYRAAQLIARAERLRQGLRGRSALIEFLSFGSFNKAFKPNRTAFDWLSRDPDEVDKYINDPLCGFRCTNQLWIDLLGGLQQISKASNLKQIDPGLPILVMGGECDPVSEGKRLTSLANALRDGGCQNLQLNIYPQARHELFNETNRDAVTADVLAWLAQAVNRRRPARCE, from the coding sequence ATGAACCACACCCATTTCTGGCTGACCGCGAATGACCGAAGCCGCCTGTACGTCAATCAGTGGCTGCCGGATGGGTCGCCAATCGCACGGGTGATGCTGGCCCATGGCATGGCCGAGCACGGCGGTCGTTATGCGCGCCTGGCCCAGGCTCTGTGTGACGCCGGCTACGGTGTGTACGCCCTGGACCTGCGTGGCCATGGCCGTACCGCCGATGAAGGCACCCTGGGCCTGTTTGCCGAACGCGATGGCTGGAACAAAGTGGTGGGTGACCTGGCTGCGCTCAACCAGCACATCGGCCAGCAAGCCCCTGGTGTACCGATCATTCTGCTGGGCCACAGCATGGGCAGCTACATCGCCCAGGCGTATCTGCTGCACCACAGCGCCAGCCTGCATGGCGCGATTCTCAGTGGCTCGAATTTCCAGCCGGTGGCCCTGTACCGTGCAGCCCAGTTGATCGCCAGGGCCGAGCGCCTGCGCCAGGGCCTGCGAGGGCGCAGCGCGCTGATCGAATTCCTGTCGTTTGGCTCATTCAACAAGGCCTTCAAACCCAACCGCACAGCATTCGACTGGTTGAGCCGCGATCCGGACGAAGTGGACAAGTACATCAACGACCCCCTGTGCGGCTTTCGTTGCACCAATCAGCTGTGGATCGACTTGCTCGGTGGCTTGCAGCAAATCAGCAAAGCGTCCAATCTCAAACAGATCGATCCGGGCCTGCCGATCCTGGTGATGGGCGGTGAATGTGATCCGGTCAGCGAAGGCAAGCGTCTCACCAGCCTGGCCAACGCCCTGCGTGATGGCGGCTGCCAGAACCTGCAATTGAACATTTACCCGCAGGCGCGACACGAACTCTTCAATGAAACCAACCGCGACGCCGTCACCGCCGATGTGCTGGCGTGGCTAGCCCAGGCCGTAAACCGCCGCCGGCCGGCGCGCTGCGAGTGA